A portion of the Pseudomonas synxantha BG33R genome contains these proteins:
- a CDS encoding GntR family transcriptional regulator → MNAHALQRDSTLTSLRWAPEKKPSVDDIYPRLFDAILEQRIAPASRFTEEGLGELFGVSRSVIRRVLAKLSHQQVVILRPNQRAQVAAPDAQHTRQILEARRLTEMTVVQLACAQATAMQIRQLRELIAQERDAIERDQRGPAIRFSGEFHLQLAHMAGNAPLAQFLNSLVPLTSLIIAQFETKACTYCAWQEHVAIVDAVEQRDAHTAVALMTQHLNHLETRLLKHH, encoded by the coding sequence ATGAACGCTCACGCCCTGCAACGCGATTCCACTCTCACCTCCCTACGCTGGGCGCCCGAAAAAAAGCCCTCGGTGGACGATATCTACCCACGCTTGTTCGACGCCATCCTTGAGCAGCGCATTGCCCCCGCCAGCCGCTTCACCGAAGAAGGCCTGGGCGAACTCTTTGGCGTGAGCCGCAGCGTGATTCGCCGGGTGCTCGCCAAGCTGTCCCATCAGCAAGTGGTCATCCTGCGCCCCAACCAGCGCGCCCAGGTCGCCGCGCCGGATGCCCAGCACACACGGCAGATTCTGGAAGCACGGCGCCTGACCGAAATGACCGTGGTGCAACTGGCCTGCGCCCAGGCCACAGCGATGCAGATCCGCCAACTGCGCGAGCTGATTGCGCAGGAGCGCGACGCCATTGAGCGTGACCAGCGTGGGCCGGCGATCCGGTTTTCTGGAGAGTTTCATCTGCAACTGGCGCACATGGCAGGCAATGCGCCGTTGGCACAGTTTCTCAACAGCCTGGTGCCGTTGACGTCGTTGATCATTGCGCAATTTGAAACGAAGGCCTGCACGTATTGTGCGTGGCAGGAACATGTGGCGATTGTGGATGCCGTGGAACAGCGCGACGCCCACACGGCTGTCGCCCTGATGACCCAGCACCTGAATCACCTGGAAACCCGGCTACTCAAACACCACTGA
- a CDS encoding FadR/GntR family transcriptional regulator has product MISTSTVVNSVVEKLRAALARGQWRRGEMLPGQRELAEQLGISRPSLREAVIVLETLGLVRSMPGKGVVVLETSVSEPQSNDAVADASLEDILQLRYTLEPFIVGLVAQSISSKEIGQLRLTLMDMREALDAGDAEAGMNAYIDFHEELFALTSNPIFQNVVQQTSTALKQSAQVLRNSPEHLAERLQENEAVVRAIRNKNSALASAEMRRHILQEGLRMGIRLNIPDDHLGS; this is encoded by the coding sequence GTGATCAGCACTTCAACCGTCGTCAATTCAGTGGTAGAAAAACTGCGCGCCGCCCTGGCGCGAGGCCAGTGGCGCCGCGGTGAAATGCTGCCCGGTCAACGCGAACTGGCCGAACAGCTGGGCATCAGCCGCCCGAGCCTGCGTGAAGCGGTGATCGTGCTGGAGACCTTGGGCCTGGTGCGTTCCATGCCGGGCAAAGGTGTGGTGGTACTGGAAACCAGCGTCAGCGAGCCGCAGTCGAACGACGCGGTGGCCGACGCCAGCCTGGAAGACATCCTGCAACTGCGCTATACCCTCGAACCCTTCATCGTCGGCCTGGTCGCCCAATCCATCAGCAGCAAGGAAATCGGCCAACTGCGCCTGACGCTGATGGACATGCGCGAAGCCCTGGATGCCGGCGACGCCGAGGCGGGCATGAACGCCTACATCGACTTTCACGAAGAACTGTTTGCCCTGACCTCCAACCCGATTTTCCAGAACGTGGTGCAGCAAACCAGCACCGCGCTCAAACAAAGCGCCCAGGTATTGCGCAACTCCCCTGAACACCTGGCCGAACGCCTGCAAGAGAACGAAGCCGTGGTACGCGCCATCCGCAACAAGAACAGCGCCCTGGCCAGTGCGGAAATGCGTCGGCACATCCTGCAGGAAGGCTTGCGCATGGGCATTCGCTTGAATATCCCGGATGACCATCTGGGCAGCTGA